Proteins encoded together in one Quercus lobata isolate SW786 chromosome 3, ValleyOak3.0 Primary Assembly, whole genome shotgun sequence window:
- the LOC115979533 gene encoding protein BONZAI 3-like isoform X2 gives MLQLSLSASNLLDRDITSKSDPMAVVYAKKIDGKLEELGRTEVVLNSLNPVWIEKVIVAFQFEIVQPLVFHVYDVDTKYHNIPVKMLKLKDQEFLGEATCVLSEVVTNQTRSLTLNLHIKNGHTGLRNFGALTIHAEETVASRSCVEMIVHCSHLDNKDLFSKSDPFLRISRIVETGGSVPIFKTEVVNNNLNPIWKPLCLSIQQFGSKDNPLIIECFDFNSNGNHVLIGKLQKSVANLEKLHKERSGANLTLPSSHRGHDKVLKGQLFVDQFCEKQQYSFLDYISSGFELNFTVAVDFTASNGNPRNPDSLHYIDPSGQLNSYQRAILEVGEVIQFYDSDRHFPAWGFGGRTCDGTTSHCFNLNGSAGAFEVEGVEGIMAAYSSALHNVALAGPTLFGQVINKAAQIAGQSISYNSNKMESLQTYKKQKTLWSGHLIFHYQFS, from the exons ATGCTGCAGTTATCTCTATCAGCATCTAATTTGCTTGATCGTGATATCACTTCAAAG AGTGATCCCATGGCTGTGGTGTATGCAAAGAAAATAGATGGTAAACTAGAGGAGTTAGGTCGCACTGAGGTTGTACTGAATAGTTTGAATCCTGTATGGATAGAAAAAGTTATAGTTGCATTCCAGTTCGAGATCGTGCAACCATTGGT ATTTCATGTGTATGATGTGGATACAAAATATCATAATATACCTGTGAAG ATGCTGAAATTGAAGGATCAAGAATTTCTTGGAGAGGCCACTTGTGTTCTATCAGAG GTAGTGACTAACCAAACTCGGAGTTTAACCCTAAATCTCCATATAAAAAATGGGCATACGGGCTTGAGGAACTTTGGGGCACTCACTATCCATGCAGAGGAAACAGTTGCTTCGAGGAGTTGTGTTGAGATGATAGTCCATTGTTCCCACTTGGATAACAAGGACCTATTCTCTAAAAGT gatcCTTTTTTAAGAATATCTAGAATCGTTGAGACCGGAGGTTCTGTTCCAATATTCAAGACTGAAGTGGTGAACAACAACTTGAATCCAATTTGGAAACCCCTATGCCTGAGTATACAGCAGTTTGGAAGTAAG GATAACCCATTAATTATTGAGTGCTTTGATTTCAATAGCAATGGCAATCATGTGCTTATTGG TAAGCTCCAAAAGTCAGTGGCAAACCTGGAAAAACTTCATAAAGAAAGAAGTGGTGCAAATCTCACCTTACCATCTTCTCATCGTGGTCATGATAAG GTTTTGAAGGGACAGCTGTTTGTGGATCAATTTTGTGAAAAGCAACAGTATAGCTTTTTGGATTACATTTCTAGTGGATTTGAGCTTAACTTTACGGTTGCTGTTGACTTTACAG ccTCAAATGGAAATCCTCGAAATCCAGATTCTTTACACTACATTGATCCATCTGGTCAGTTGAATTCTTATCAACGG GCTATATTGGAGGTTGGGGAGGTCATTCAGTTTTATGATTCTGATAGGCATTTTCCTGCTTGGGGCTTTGGAGGAAGAACATGTGATGGGACCACATCGCATTGTTTTAACTTGAATGGAAGTGCAGGTGCCTTTGAG GTTGAAGGAGTTGAGGGCATTATGGCTGCTTATTCAAGTGCTCTACATAATGTTGCTCTGGCAGGACCCACTTTATTTGGCCAAGTGATCAACAAAGCTGCACAAATTGCTGGCCAGTCCATCTCCTACAACAGCAACAA